In Ureibacillus thermophilus, the genomic stretch GGAAGGTTGCTGAATATTCATGTTAGATATGGAATTATCATTAATTATTACATTATTTCTTTTTGGTTTTTTAGCGGCCTTCATCGATTCGGTAGTTGGGGGCGGTGGACTGATTTCATTACCTGCTTTAATGTTTACTGGCTTAAGTCCATCAGCAGCGGTCGCCACAAATAAATTGGCAGGAACTCTCGGTTCCCTTACGAGCACAATCTCTTTTTATCGATCTGGAAAGATGGATTTACATACAGTAAAACACCTTTTTCCTTTTGTCTTTATAGCAGCAATGATTGGTGCATGGACCGTTCACTTAATGGATCCTAATATTTTAAAACCATTAATGCTAGTCATGTTAGCTGCTGTCGCTATCTATACTATTTTCAAAAAAGATTGGGGCAGTATCTCAACTTATCAGAAGTTATCTACAAAAAAGTATATTGGTTTCTTCTTGTTAGTTTTTGCTATCGGATTTTATGATGGATTCCTTGGCCCTGGGACCGGTTCCTTTTTAATTTTTGCCTTTTTATTAATTGGTTTTGATTTTTTAAAAGCGGCTGGAAATGCAAAATTTTTAAATTTCGCAAGCAATATCGGTGCTTTGATCATGTTCATTTTTCTAGATCAAATCAATTATAGTTATGGGATTATTATGGGGTTTGGTCAAATTATCGGTGCTATTATTGGTTCAAGTTTTGCAATCAAACGAGGTTCTGGTTATGTACGAGTTTTATTTATCGTTGTTACAGTTGCGTTACTTGCAAAAAATACATACGACTATTTTATAGGATAGAAAAAGAGGCTGGGACAAAACTAGCTTCTAGATAGGAAAAAGGAGAATTTGAGCCAACTCAAATTCTCCTTTTTTCCATTTATCCCCATTGTTTTTGGTTATTTTCAATTGCCAAACAAAAACACCTCCTCTGTAATCGATAACTCTATCTTACAGGGAGGTGCGATTGGTTGAAATGCGTCGTTTGAATTCGGGTTTACTTTCCGCTGGCCCGGCTAGACTCTCCTCTGAGTTATCCCTTCGCTCCTCGTGGTCTTGAGAGGGCTCGTCGCAGGAAAGCTATAACACTACGAAATCCCTGTCAACGAAAAGCC encodes the following:
- a CDS encoding TSUP family transporter — its product is MLDMELSLIITLFLFGFLAAFIDSVVGGGGLISLPALMFTGLSPSAAVATNKLAGTLGSLTSTISFYRSGKMDLHTVKHLFPFVFIAAMIGAWTVHLMDPNILKPLMLVMLAAVAIYTIFKKDWGSISTYQKLSTKKYIGFFLLVFAIGFYDGFLGPGTGSFLIFAFLLIGFDFLKAAGNAKFLNFASNIGALIMFIFLDQINYSYGIIMGFGQIIGAIIGSSFAIKRGSGYVRVLFIVVTVALLAKNTYDYFIG